In Sporocytophaga myxococcoides, the DNA window TGAAATACACTCTTAAAAACATTTCAACTGGTAAGGTTGATACATCCATTGTTAACATTGGAAAACTTGATCCTCTTGCAACTGTGCGTTTTAGCCATGATATTACTACTGCAGGGTTTTCAGGTAAAAATTTATTTCAGACTTATGTAAATCCTCGCCTTCAAAAGGAGCAGTATTACAATAATAATATCCTTGAAATAAACTTTGATGTTGAAGGAGATAAGACTAATCCTTTGCTGGATGTTATATTTGATGGTATTCATATAATGGATGGAGACCTGGTTTCTCCAAGCCCGTTAATCAACATCATAATTAATGATGAGAATAAGTATCTTCTTAAAACAGACTCCGTTGGAATTTCTGTTTTCCTGCAAAGACCAGGGCAAAACCCTGAAGCTATATATTTTTCAAATCCCGATATATTGAGATGGGGACAAACTGCTAATGCAAAAACCAATACATTCAGTATTGACTATAACCCTAAAAATCTTCCTGATGGAACTTATAAGTTAATTGTTCAAGGTGCAGATGCTTCTAATAATAAATCAGGTAAGAATTTTTATGAAATAACATTTACCGTTGAAAATGCTTCTACCATTTCTCATTTTTATCCTTATCCCAATCCGTTTTCAACTTCTACCAGATTTGTGTTTACTCTTACAGGAAGCTATATTCCTGAAGATCTGAAGATCCAGATTATGACTGTAACAGGTAAAGTAGTGAGAGAGATTACAAAATCAGAACTTGGATCTATCCGGATAGGAAACAATATTTCGGATTATGCCTGGGATGGAAGAGATGAATTTGGAGATAAACTCGCCAATGGCGTATATCTATACAGAGTAGTCATTAAAAATGCAGGAGATAATTTTAAACAAAGACCTACAGCAGGAGATAAAGCTTTTAAAAAGGATTTCGGGAAACTATACATACTCCGTTGATGCGAATTGGGAGTAATCTTTGGCAAAGGATAATTTTCTGGGGATTTCCACCTCTATTACTTATCCTGGTATATTTTAGCATAGGTTTTTACTACGAAAATAATGATGATGTATCCAGAGATTATGCGTTAAGAAATCAAGAGCATCCTATTTTCAATTTTATTGTTTGGCTTCCATTATTATCTGAAGTTTTAGGCAGGCTTTATATTATTAATCCAGCCTTCCCATTTTACTCTTTTTTTATCTATGGGATTCTACTTGTTTCCATATACATCACTGCCTCTTTTTTTATAAATAAAAAGTCAGAAGATCCTGAATTTTATTGGATATCCTGGGGTTTTTTCCTTTTGTTTTTCATAGCTGCTATTTCTGAAAATGTAATGTATTTAACTTATACAAGGGTAGCGATACTTGCATGCGGTTTGATTATACTAAAACTTGTCTTTTCTGAAAAGCTGACCCGTTTTCAGACAGTCATATTATGGACCTTCCTGTTGATAGCTTCATTTATTAGATTCAGTTGTCTGAATCTTTCTTTTCTGGTCCTGGTTCCTGCCTTTGTCATTCAATTTATTAGGGAAGGAAAAAATGTATTATATCGGTCGTCATTAATCATACCAGTCATTTTGATTTCTGTAATATTTCAAATCTATGAGACATCACCAGAGGTTGACCAAATTGGAGTAATTCAGAAAATATATGATTATAAATATATTGATTCAGATAAAATTATGGATGAACAGGGAAAACTCCTGTTAGAAGCGATTTACAAATGGTTTTATGCTGATACCAAAATTATTAATACTGATGTATTGCGAAATTTCCTGGATGATTATCATATTAATTTTCTTAAGTCAAGCTTTAAGTATGATGTGGTATATTTTATTGATCTAGTATTGAGAAATTACTTTTTCTTACTTCTTATCAATTTAGCATTGCTTATATTTTTTTATAAAACAAAAACTAAAAAGGAATTTTTATTTATTGTTTGCTACTACATATTTTTCTATGTAATGATAACGTTTATCTCATTGGCCTTAAAGTCAGAACCGCGAATTATTGGTCCTTCAATTTTGCTTTTTACAATCGTTCTGTTTGTATTGGCAGATGTTGAATCTGCAGTTCGATGGCTGGTAAGGCAAAGGTTTTTTATGGCTCTGGTATTGTTTTCCTTTGCTTTAACTGTTTATAAAATAAATAGCAGAGTAAATTTTAACATTGCAGTCCGAAAAAAAAATGAAGCAACCTTAAAAACAATAAATGACTTTAGTAAAGGCAAGGTTGTATTGATTACCTCATTAGGAAGTCATATTTCTTTTCTTGATCCGTTTAAATATTATCCGATGTATATGGGGGATAAAATGGTTAGACTTTCTGGTGGGTTATCGTTTTTGCCTGAAAATCAGAAAATGGTAAGTAATATTGTCGGTTCAGTATCTATATTGGGTTTATTTCAAAAAGCTTCTAACAATGATCAAATTGTATTGATAGCAACGGAAGATGATAAGGATTTCCTTGGAAGATATTTTCGTTTTTTTTATAATAAAGAGTTTCTATTCAGCCCAATTGAAGAGGAGAGATTTCAGAATGAACAGCTTAAAGCTTTCGTTGTTTCTCAATAAATTTAAAGTTATTGAAAATGAACTTCAATGCAAATTGTAAAGGATCAACAACTATAATTAAAGTCTTGCTGATAGCAATGATGGCAAGTATTGCTTTATTATTATCCGGATCTTTTCTTTTGGGGTACGAAAAAAGTATCAATGCTCTTATTACATTATTCAATAAAGAAGAAAGAAAAGAGTTTGTATTTGCTATTGCTACTAAAGAATTGTTCTTAAAGGTTAGAATTTATTTCATGATTTTGTTGGTTTGTAATTTTGGCATCTCCTTGTACTTATGGAATAAACTCGAATACCTTTTGATATCTCTGAATGACACACTTAGAAGTTTGTTCAAGGACTGTATTGCTTTTTACTGCTCAATGACCAAAACAGAGCGGCTATTGGCTGTGATAATTCTGGTTTCATTGATTTGGCATAGACTTTATCTGATGTTCAACCTTCCTGTAAATTCTGATGAAATCTGGATGTTTCAGTCTTTTGGTAAGAATAATCCTTTGCTTAGTTTTTTTTGGTATCCTCTCCCAAGCAACCATGTTTTGCAGACCTTTGTGTCAAGGATTTTTCTTTATTTTTCTCCTTACTCGCTTGTAAGCATGAGATTTCCAGTAGTGCTAGCAGGAATTGTAACTTATATCTTATACTGTGTTATCGCTGATACTTTCTTAAATAATAAAAGACATACTTTATTGTCTGCAGTAATATTTGCTGCCTCTGCGGGGGTTAATACCAGTCTTGTATATGCGAGAGGATATGCGTTTACAATGATATTTACATTACTGTTGATTTATTTTATTCTGAAAATCTTCAGAGAGGGAAAAAGTAGTCCTGGTGATTATGCAATGATTTATTTCTCAATAGTAATGGGATTTGTATCTGTGTTTTCATTTGCCTATAATTTTGTAACTGTTGTAGGCTTCTTTATTATCTATTTAATTTTAAAAGGAAGAGTCCAGGATGCGGGCAAGTTGATTGCTTTTTCAATACTTTCTATTGTAACAGTTTTGGTAATATATGGTCCTATATTCATTGTTAATGGATGGGATGCTGTATTTATTCCTCCTCATACTAATGAATATTTAAATACCGTCTTAAAAGATCATATAAGAGTAAAGATCATTGACTGGTTTATCGGAGTACATGATGCTGCGCCTGTAATAATTTCCGCACTGGCGGTGTTACCCGTTATATTATGGTTTGTGAAAAAGGATGAGGTAAGCAGATTGATTTTGTCCTTAACTATTTTTTCAATGCTTATTCCATGGGTAATTATGTTTGGACATCAGGTATATCCATTTGGAAGGATGCTGAACTTTATATGGATTTTTATTGCAATAGAAGGGGGAATTCTGTTCTCTCTTATTAAGACAAAAATGAATGAAAAGTTTTTTTCTTTTTCCTTGTTGGTTGCGCTAATAATGGTTTTTGGTTTAAATGAAATCTCTCTGAAGAATGGAGTGTTTGGAAAACACTTAAAAACAGGGCATCATAGCGAAAAGATTGCGGAGAAATTACTTGCTGAAAACAGAAGAAACGTATATTTTGAAAATTCGGAATATAGTATGATGGCTGAGTATCTGTATGCTAAATCAGGAATACCTATCTCTTTTGCCTATTCAAAAAATGAAGCCGTTGATGCTGTAGTCATTAACAGAGCTTCTACACCTGCTCCATGGATTTTAGATAAGTTTAAGTTAAAATATCAGGACGAAGATGTTTGTATTTACGTTCCTTAATGTTTCATATAGGTGAGAAAGGAGTAGTTGTAAAGGTTTTTTTCATCTGCCAGATGGGCCTCAGAATTTATTTCTTTCCAAAGTTTCATATTGAAATGAAGATATACATCTCCCACAAAATTCTCATGGATTCTTGTAAGATAGAGTTTATCAGCAAATTTCTCTGATTGATTAATGATGTCTGCTCCTCCGATTATAAAAGCTTCAGATTCATTATTCTTATTGCAATACTCAAAAGCATTTTCTATTGAATGAACTACAGTGGCACCCGGTACCGTATAGCTTTTATCTCTGGTTACAATTACAAAAGTTCTTCCAGGTAATATCTTCCCAATTGATTCATAGGTTTTTCTACCCATGATAACATGATGGCCCATTGTCAGATTCTTAAAATACTTCAGGTCTGCAGGAAGATGCCATGGAAGTTTATTTTCATAACCGATAACATCATTGCCGGAGACTGCTACGATAATGGATTTTAGCATGGTTTATATCCTCTTAAAAACTCGTCGATCATCATTCGTTTCTTTCCCTCAAGCTGAACTTCTTCTAGGCTAAGGTAACCATTGCCTGTTCTGAAATACAGATAGGTTTTATTATCAGATAAAAATGATTTTTGTTCCGGATTTTTTACATTTAATGCATTCACTATGGATGCTTTGTATATTTTCAGAACCTTGTCATTTAATATGGTCCATGCTGATGGAATCGGAGATAAACCTCTTATCAGGTTCGCTATATTGATAGAAGATTTTGACCAATCGATCCTACCTGTTTCTTTTGAGATTTTAGGCGCTGGTTTTAGTTCCTGAGACATCATCTGTGGTTTAGGAACTACCGCATCATTTTTTATTGCATGCACGGTATTCAGTACAAGTTCAGCACCAAGGTTCATCAGTCTTCCATAAAGCGTTTCAAAATTATCTTCTGTATAGATAATTTCTTTCTCTTGAAAAATTATATCTCCAGTATCAATTTCATGTTTAAGGAAAAAAGTAGTTATGCCTGTTTCTGTTTCTCCGTTAATAATTGCCCAGTTGATTGGAGCTGCACCACGGTATTGAGGCAGGAGGGATGCATGCAGGTTAAAGGTCCCAATTTCAGGCATATTCCAGACAGATTCGGGAAGCATACGGAAAGCTACAACGATCTGAAGATTTGCATTATAACTTTTCAGTTCATCCAGAAATGCAGGATCTTTAAGGCTTACAGGCTGTAAAATAGGGATATTCACTGATTCGGCATACTCTTTTACCGGTGAAGCTTTTAGCTTTAATCCTCGCCCAGCAGGCTTGTCAGGAGCAGTAACAACAGCTACTACATTATAGGAGTTCTTAACTAAAATTTTCAGACTGGGAACAGCAAAATCCGGGGTTCCCATA includes these proteins:
- a CDS encoding glycosyltransferase family 39 protein, giving the protein MNFNANCKGSTTIIKVLLIAMMASIALLLSGSFLLGYEKSINALITLFNKEERKEFVFAIATKELFLKVRIYFMILLVCNFGISLYLWNKLEYLLISLNDTLRSLFKDCIAFYCSMTKTERLLAVIILVSLIWHRLYLMFNLPVNSDEIWMFQSFGKNNPLLSFFWYPLPSNHVLQTFVSRIFLYFSPYSLVSMRFPVVLAGIVTYILYCVIADTFLNNKRHTLLSAVIFAASAGVNTSLVYARGYAFTMIFTLLLIYFILKIFREGKSSPGDYAMIYFSIVMGFVSVFSFAYNFVTVVGFFIIYLILKGRVQDAGKLIAFSILSIVTVLVIYGPIFIVNGWDAVFIPPHTNEYLNTVLKDHIRVKIIDWFIGVHDAAPVIISALAVLPVILWFVKKDEVSRLILSLTIFSMLIPWVIMFGHQVYPFGRMLNFIWIFIAIEGGILFSLIKTKMNEKFFSFSLLVALIMVFGLNEISLKNGVFGKHLKTGHHSEKIAEKLLAENRRNVYFENSEYSMMAEYLYAKSGIPISFAYSKNEAVDAVVINRASTPAPWILDKFKLKYQDEDVCIYVP
- a CDS encoding dihydrofolate reductase, whose translation is MLKSIIVAVSGNDVIGYENKLPWHLPADLKYFKNLTMGHHVIMGRKTYESIGKILPGRTFVIVTRDKSYTVPGATVVHSIENAFEYCNKNNESEAFIIGGADIINQSEKFADKLYLTRIHENFVGDVYLHFNMKLWKEINSEAHLADEKNLYNYSFLTYMKH
- the fmt gene encoding methionyl-tRNA formyltransferase — its product is MPKDLRIIYMGTPDFAVPSLKILVKNSYNVVAVVTAPDKPAGRGLKLKASPVKEYAESVNIPILQPVSLKDPAFLDELKSYNANLQIVVAFRMLPESVWNMPEIGTFNLHASLLPQYRGAAPINWAIINGETETGITTFFLKHEIDTGDIIFQEKEIIYTEDNFETLYGRLMNLGAELVLNTVHAIKNDAVVPKPQMMSQELKPAPKISKETGRIDWSKSSINIANLIRGLSPIPSAWTILNDKVLKIYKASIVNALNVKNPEQKSFLSDNKTYLYFRTGNGYLSLEEVQLEGKKRMMIDEFLRGYKPC